In a single window of the Anabas testudineus chromosome 19, fAnaTes1.2, whole genome shotgun sequence genome:
- the ngfrb gene encoding nerve growth factor receptor b, with protein sequence MQRSYRMNSALIAVLLGVIGALADKEKCSSGQFTTSGECCKQCPPGEGVLRPCGTTQTVCAPCLDSETFSENFSHTEKCQACTQCTGLLRMETPCTDANDAICVCNYGYYFNAFSQKCEPCTKCPEGQGMLLSCERDHDTTCEECNGDTYSDQESSREPCIPCTTCDDGQVLQVCTSVSDTVCQVQYPSVSPTTFLDFFTPNDDILTDDFPPQGPTDSSSSSSSSTTTTTSTTDGDSHKRLYQGLNDKLIPIYCSILAAVVVGVVAFIIFKRWNSCKQNKQGANNCTANQNQTPSPEGEKLHSDSGISVDSQSLQEQQGQTQAQTVVTMDEEPCLLLPLHTREKVEKLLFRGSDGDDCNHMDDSDWCNLAGLLGYEEERIATFRQEEHPVRALLSDWASKDCASIDTLCTALRKINRDDIAQSLVLSPSAAKPTATSVV encoded by the exons ATGCAGAGGAGTTACAGGATGAATTCCGCTCTCATTGCAGTGTTACTTGGAGTG ATTGGGGCTCTGGCTGATAAGGAGAAATGCTCATCGGGCCAGTTTACGACCAGCGGGGAATGTTGCAAGCAGTGTCCACCCGGTGAGGGCGTCTTGAGACCTTGCGGCACCACACAGACCGTCTGCGCTCCCTGTCTTGACA GTGAAACCTTTTCAGAAAACTTCAGTCACACCGAGAAATGTCAGGCGTGCACACAATGCACAGGTCTACTCCGCATGGAAACACCCTGCACAGACGCCAATGATGCCATCTGCGTTTGCAACTACGGCTACTACTTCAACGCATTCTCTCAGAAGTGTGAACCATGTACCAAGTGTCCCGAGGGCCAGGGCATGCTGCTCAGCTGTGAGCGAGACCATGACACGACATGTGAGGAGTGCAATGGGGATACATACTCAGACCAGGAAAGTTCTCGGGAGCCATGCATCCCTTGCACCACCTGTGATGATGGGCAGGTGTTGCAGGTCTGCACCTCTGTCAGTGACACAGTTTGTCAAG TCCAGTACCCGTCAGTGTCTCCCACAACCTTCCTGGATTTCTTCACGCCCAACGATGACATTCTAACAGATGACTTCCCACCACAGGGCCCGaccgacagcagcagcagcagcagcagcagcaccaccaccaccacctccaccaccgaTGGCGATTCCCACAAGAGGCTCTACCAGGGTCTGAACGACAAACTCATCCCCATCTACTGCTCCATCCTGGCAGCTGTTGTAGTTGGCGTCGTGGCTTTTATTATCTTCAAGAG GTGGAACAGCTGTAAGCAGAACAAGCAAGGAGCCAACAACTGCACAGCCAACCAGAACCAGACACCGTCACCTGAGGGGGAGAAGCTGCACAGCGACAGTGGTATATCTGTGGACAGCCAGAGTCTGCAGGAGCAGCAAGGCCAGACTCAGGCGCAGACAG TTGTCACCATGGATGAAGAACCTTGTTTGCTTCTTCCGCTTCACACCAGAGAGAAAGTGGAGAAGCTGCTGTTCAGAGGTAGTGATGGAGATGACTGCAACCACATGGACGACAGCGATTGGTGCAATCTGGCGGGCCTCCTGGGATACGAGGAAGAGCGGATCGCGACCTTCCGGCAGGAAGAGCATCCTGTACGCGCGCTCCTGTCTGACTGGGCGAGCAAGGACTGCGCGAGCATTGACACACTGTGCACAGCGCTGCGCAAGATCAACCGTGACGACATCGCTCAAAGCCTGGTGCTCAGCCCAAGTGCTGCAAAGCCAACCGCCACGTCCGTAGTTTGA
- the slc4a1b gene encoding solute carrier family 4 member 1b (Diego blood group), with protein sequence MASDPEPGSSDSEQEGFIYIPSRGAQFQAVDRYEQLTTMNGKENEKSRADFNQSPTVIPDAVEAALNTNINTSHSAEYQTFVEQRELMKDQKQETYWQETGRWVGYEESLDPRAGVWASSQISYLTFKSLVQLRRAMSTGVTIFDCEEKTLAAIAEKMVKEMVNKKEIRAGDQEGVLKSLIQIRSESDDPERQRLTDGIDLQKFAVKEKKDESDHVEASMVLVGALDFLERPTVVFVRLKEAVVLGSALEAPLPVRFVFVLVGPSMADMCYHETGRAMAALMADKVFNQAALQAKTTRELMDAVAGFMDCSIVIPPTEIQNEAMLNSIISFQKKLLQDRCQQSDPKLRRDSKSRRVSIASGPPPEDPLVRTGRPFGGMIRDIKRRYKHYKSDITDALNAQVIAAVIFIYFAALSPAITFGGLLADKVDNMMGVPELLISTSVLGIIFCVVAAQPILVIGFSGPLLVFEEAFFAFCKSQEIEYIVARVWVGLWLIVIVVIIVACEGSFLVRFISRFTQEIFSILISLIFIYETFAKLIRIFREHPLILNYDYLNASLENPWQPRVEETFIHDNATGNTTVIINTIKPPYPNTALLSMCLMFSCFFIAFFLRQFKNGKFLPGKIRRLIGDFGVPIAIFLMIVVDYNIDDTYTQKLVVPKGLMVSNPAKRGWFINPFGLHKTLPVWVMFACCIPSVLVFILIFLESQITTLIVSKPERKMVKGSGFHFDLLVLVGMGGLAALFGVPWLSAATVRSVTHANALTVMSKGPKPEIERVMEQRVSGILVALLVGLSILMEPILKLIPMSALFGIFLYMGVTSLNGIQLWDRVLLLLIPKKYHPDEPYATRVSTGRMHLFTVIQVVCLALLWIVKSSPASLALPFIIILTIPIRMFMTGRLFTEMEMKYLDADDAKVTFEEEPGQDVYCESQMPL encoded by the exons ATGGCCTCTGACCCGGAGCCTGGGAGT AGCGACAGTGAGCAGGAGGGCTTCATTTACATCCCATCCAGAGG GGCTCAGTTTCAGGCAGTGGACAGATACGAGCAGCTGACCACCATGAATGGGAAGGAAAACGAGAAGTCGAGAGCCGACTTCAACCAAAGTCCCACTGTCATCCCCGATGCAGTTGAAG ctGCCTTGAACACCAATATCAACACCAGTCACAGTGCAGAGTATCAG ACCTTCGTGGAGCAGAGAGAGCTAATGAAGGACCAGAAGCAGGAGACCTACTGGCAGGAGACGGGACGATGGGTGGGCTATGAGGAGAGTTTGGATCCTCGGGCTGGGGTCTGGGCGTCCTCGCAAATCTCCTACCTCACCTTCAAGAGCCTCGTCCAGCTCAGACGTGCCATGAGCACAG gtgTGACCATTTTTGACTGTGAAGAGAAGACCCTGGCAGCGATCGCCGAGAAAATGGTCAAAGAGATGGTCAACAAGAAGGAAATCAGGGCTGGAGATCAAGAAGGAGTCCTGAAATCTCTGATCCAAATCCGCAG cGAATCAGATGACCCAGAGAGACAACGCCTGACTGATGGGATTGACCTCCAGAAGTTTGCAGTCAAAGAGAAG aaaGATGAGTCTGACCACGTTGAGGCCTCTATGGTGCTAGTAG GAGCCTTGGACTTCCTGGAGAGGCCAACAGTTGTGTTTGTGCGTCTGAAGGAAGCTGTGGTGCTTGGCTCAGCCTTAGAAGCCCCGTTGCCTGTACGCTTTGTCTTCGTTCTGGTCGGCCCCAGCATGGCCGACATGTGCTACCATGAGACTGGCCGAGCTATGGCAGCACTAATGGCTGATAAA GTGTTCAATCAGGCAGCTTTACAGGCAAAGACCACCCGAGAACTGATGGACGCTGTGGCCGGCTTCATGGACTGCAGTATTGTCATCCCACCTACTGAGATCCAGAATGAAGCAATGCTAAACTCCATTATCAGCTTTCAAAAGAAACTACTGCAGGACAGGTGCCAACAGTCTGATCCCAAGCTGCGCAGGGACTCCAAATCTCGAAGGG TTTCCATTGCCTCTGGGCCACCACCTGAAGACCCCCTGGTTCGTACTGGTCGACCATTCGGTGGAATGATTCGAGACATAAAGAGACGCTACAAGCACTACAAGAGTGACATCACAGATGCTCTCAACGCCCAGGTCATTGCTGCTGTCATCTTTATCTACTTCGCTGCTCTGTCTCCTGCCATCACCTTTGGAGGACTGCTgg CTGATAAGGTGGACAACATGATGGGCGTTCCAGAGCTCCTCATCTCCACCTCCGTCCTGGGGATCATCTTCTGCGTTGTTGCTGCTCAGCCCATCCTGGTCATTGGCTTCTCTGGTCCCTTGTTAGTGTTTGAAGAGGCCTTCTTTGCT TTCTGCAAGTCCCAGGAGATTGAGTATATAGTTGCAAGAGTGTGGGTTGGACTGTGGCTCATCGTCATTGTGGTGATCATTGTTGCCTGCGAGGGCAGCTTCCTGGTGCGTTTCATCTCACGCTTTACTCAGGAAATCTTCTCCATCCTCATCTCCCTCATCTTCATCTACGAAACGTTTGCCAAGCTCATTAGG ATCTTCAGGGAACATCCGCTCATTCTGAATTATGATTATCTGAATGCATCGCTAGAAAACCCCTGGCAACCACGGGTGGAAGAAACTTTCATCCATGACAATGCTACTGGCAACACAACTGTTATTATCAACACAATTAAGCCACCTTATCCCAACACAGCCCTTCTCTCCATGTGCCTCATgttcagctgtttcttcatTGCATTCTTCCTGCGCCAGTTCAAAAACGGGAAATTTCTTCCTGGAAAG ATCAGACGTTTGATTGGTGACTTTGGTGTGCCTATTGCCATTTTCCTCATGATTGTTGTGGACTATAACATTGACGATACCTACACTCAG AAACTAGTGGTTCCCAAAGGTCTGATGGTGTCCAACCCAGCCAAAAGAGGCTGGTTTATTAACCCTTTTGGATTACACAAGACTCTTCCTGTGTGGGTGATGTTTGCATGCTGTATCCCATCCGTGCTCGTCTTCATTCTCATCTTCCTTGAGTCTCAGATCACAAC TCTGATTGTGAGCAAGCCTGAAAGGAAGATGGTCAAAGGCTCCGGGTTTCACTTTGATTTGCTGGTATTGGTTGGCATGGGAGGGCTCGCTGCACTGTTTGGTGTGCCGTGGCTCAGTGCTGCCACGGTGCGGTCTGTCACCCACGCCAATGCTCTCACTGTGATGAGCAAAGGACCAAAACCAGAGATTGAGAGGGTGATGGAGCAGAGGGTTAGTGGTATTCTGGTGGCACTATTAGTTG GGCTTTCAATTCTGATGGAGCCAATCCTAAAGTTGATTCCCATGTCAGCCTTGTTTGGGATCTTTCTCTACATGGGAGTAACCTCACTAAATGGCATCCAACTGTGGGATCGTGTTCTGCTTTTGCTCATCCCTAAGAAATACCACCCCGATGAACCCTACGCTACCAGA GTGAGCACAGGACGAATGCATTTGTTCACAGTCATCCAGGTAGTGTGCCTCGCACTCCTCTGGATAGTCAAGTCCAGTCCAGCATCTCTCGCACTTccattcatcatcatccttaCCATCCCCATACGCATGTTTATGACTGGGCGTCTCTTCACcgaaatggaaatgaaatat ttggATGCTGACGACGCTAAAGTTACATTTGAGGAAGAACCGGGGCAGGATGTATACTGTGAATCGCAAATGCCATTGTAG